A window from Primulina huaijiensis isolate GDHJ02 chromosome 11, ASM1229523v2, whole genome shotgun sequence encodes these proteins:
- the LOC140988227 gene encoding DNA-damage-repair/toleration protein 111: MLGGLYGDLPPPSSTSDDSSTSNVWSSSAKMAPPTLRKPFATPQTILRSQPPKPKPTHPSNVARSAAATQPVTDPGTAWFHPALVGLTGSVMEEYDPSRPNDYEDYLRERKRKQAEADVRRELEEREIREREREERETRERDRDRERDLNISGEEAWRRRAAMSGGARGAPRSPSPPASGNSTAEGFSIGKSESGGLGLGAEGKMTAAQRMMAKMGWKEGQGLGKQEQGITTPLVAKKTDKRAGVIVNASESSKKVMSVNFKGLPTRVVLLRNMVGPGEVDDDLEGEVAEECAKFGIVTRVLIFEITEPNFPSEEAVRIFIQFEKADQATKALIELEGRFFGGRTVRATFYDEERFDKNELAPAPGEIPGF, encoded by the exons ATGCTTGGCGGGTTATACGGCGACCTCCCCCCGCCGTCCTCTACCTCCGACGATAGCTCCACCTCCAATGTCTGGTCCAGCAGTGCTAAGATGGCGCCGCCAACCCTCCGGAAACCCTTCGCCACTCCTCAGACCATCCTCCGTTCCCAACCTCCGAAACCCAAACCAACCCACCCCAGCAACGTAGCTAGATCCGCCGCCGCAACTCAGCCTGTCACCGACCCCGGAACGGCATGGTTTCATCCAGCCCTTGTCGGGCTCACCGGCTCCGTCATGGAAGAATACGACCCTTCCCGGCCAAACGACTACGAGGACTACCTGCGGGAGCGGAAGCGGAAGCAAGCTGAGGCCGATGTTAGGAGAGAATTGGAGGAGAGAGAGATAAGAGAGAGGGAAAGGGAAGAGAGAGAAACGAGGGAAAGAGATCGCGATCGGGAGCGTGATCTGAATATATCAGGAGAGGAGGCGTGGCGGAGGAGGGCAGCGATGAGCGGCGGTGCTAGAGGTGCGCCAAGATCGCCATCACCACCTGCTTCCGGAAACAGTACGGCAGAAGGGTTTAGCATCGGGAAGTCGGAGAGCGGGGGGTTGGGATTGGGAGCTGAAGGTAAAATGACGGCGGCCCAGAGGATGATGGCAAAGATGGGATGGAAGGAAGGGCAAGGTTTGGGTAAGCAAGAGCAAGGGATTACGACTCCGCTGGTGGCAAAGAAGACGGATAAGAGGGCTGGTGTGATTGTGAATGCGAGTGAGTCCAGCAAGAAGGTCATGAGTGTAAATTTCAAAGGGCTTCCCACGAGGGTTGTACTCCTTAGAAACATG GTTGGTCCCGGTGAAGTGGATGATGATTTAGAGGGAGAGGTCGCAGAGGAGTGTGCTAAATTTGGTATAGTGACTCGTGTTTTGATATTTGAGATTACTGAACCAAACTTCCCCTCAGAGGAAGCTGTCAGAATATTCATTCAGTTTGAGAAAGCAGATCAAGCAACTAAGGCCCTTATAGAACTTGAAGGCCGGTTTTTTGGAGGTAGGACTGTTCGTGCTACTTTTTATGACGAGGAAAGATTTGATAAAAATGAATTGGCTCCAGCACCAGGAGAAATTCCTGGTTTCTAG
- the LOC140988914 gene encoding homeobox-leucine zipper protein ATHB-14-like, which translates to MYRESNGSCSNSKQQQMDASKYVRYTPEQVDALERVYAECPKPSSLRRQQLIRECPILSNIEPKQIKVWFQNRRCREKQRKESSRLQSVNRKLSAMNKLLMEENDRLQKQVSQLVYDNGYMCQQIHTVSTTTDTSCESVVMNGQQQQQNPAPQHQQIDVNTPAGLLAIAEEAMAEFLGKATGTAVDWVQMIGMKPGPDSIGIVAVSRNCSGVAARACGLLSLEPTKVAELLKDRLSWYRDCRCIDVASVIPTGNGGTIELVYMQTYAPTTLASARDFWTLRYTKSLEDGSLVICERSFTSSTGGPTGPSATCFVRGELLPSGCLIRPCDGGGCIIHIVDHVDLDIWSVPEVIRPLYESSKLLAQKMTMAALRHVRQIAQETNGEIQCNGGRQPAVLRALSQKLCRGFNDAVNDFADDGWSIMSTDGVEDVTIAINSTPNKFLCSQSNALSMLPSFGGVLCARASMLLQSVPPALLVRFLREHRSEWADHGVEVYSAASLKANPYAVPFARPGGFPSSQVILPLAQTVEHEEFLEVVRLEGHAFSPEDIALSRDMYLLQLCDGIDETSGACAQLVFAPIDESFGDDAHLLPSGFRIIPLDPKSDGHGTTRTLDLASALEVGHGGARCAGEADVSGQNLRSVLTIAFQFTFESHYQDSVAAMARQYVRSIVGSVQRVAMAIAPSRLSSHLVPKPLPGSPEAVTFARWIFRSYMVHTGAELFQPECSSGDSVLKQLWHHTDAIMCCSVKMNVSAVFTFANQAGLDMLETTLVALQDIMLDKILDEAGRKILLSEFSKIMQQGFAYLPAGVCVSSMGRPVSYEHAIVWKVLNDEDSNHCLAFMFVNWSFV; encoded by the exons ATGTACCGAGAAAGTAACGGCAGTTGCAGTAATAGCAAGCAACAGCAGATGGATGCTAGCAAGTATGTGCGGTACACACCGGAGCAAGTCGATGCTCTCGAAAGGGTTTACGCTGAGTGCCCGAAGCCTAGCTCTTTGCGAAGACAACAGCTGATTAGGGAATGCCCTATTTTATCTAACATTGAGCCGAAGCAAATCAAAGTCTGGTTTCAGAACCGCAG ATGCCGCGAAAAACAGAGAAAGGAATCATCTCGCCTCCAGTCCGTGAATCGGAAACTGAGTGCCATGAACAAGTTGCTGATGGAAGAGAATGATCGCTTACAAAAGCAGGTCTCTCAACTGGTTTATGACAACGGTTATATGTGCCAGCAAATACACACC GTGAGTACGACCACTGATACAAGCTGTGAGTCTGTGGTCATGAATGGTCAGCAGCAACAGCAAAACCCAGCACCTCAGCATCAACAGATAGATGTTAACACCCCAGCTGG TCTGCTTGCGATAGCTGAGGAGGCCATGGCAGAGTTCCTTGGAAAGGCTACTGGAACTGCTGTCGACTGGGTCCAGATGATTGGGATGAAG CCTGGTCCGGATTCTATTGGCATTGTTGCCGTGTCCCGCAACTGTAGTGGGGTAGCAGCACGAGCCTGTGGCCTTCTGAGTCTTGAGCCCACAAAG GTCGCTGAACTGCTCAAAGATCGCCTCTCTTGGTATAGGGATTGTCGCTGTATTGATGTAGCAAGTGTGATTCCCACAGGAAATGGGGGGACTATAGAGCTCGTGTATATGCAG ACTTATGCACCAACAACACTGGCATCGGCTCGTGACTTTTGGACATTGAGATACACTAAGAGTTTGGAAGATGGTAGTCTTGTG ATTTGTGAGAGGTCATTTACATCTTCCACTGGTGGACCGACTGGTCCTTCTGCTACTTGCTTTGTTAGAGGTGAATTGTTACCTAGTGGCTGCCTCATACGTCCATGTGATGGTGGTGGCTGTATCATCCACATAGTTGATCATGTTGACTTGGAT ATTTGGAGTGTTCCTGAAGTTATAAGGCCACTTTATGAATCGTCTAAACTTCTTGCACAGAAGATGACTATGGCT GCCTTACGTCATGTTAGGCAAATTGCTCAAGAAACGAATGGAGAGATTCAGTGTAATGGTGGTCGCCAACCTGCTGTTCTGAGAGCTTTAAGTCAGAAATTGTGTAG GGGATTTAATGATGCTGTCAACGACTTTGCTGATGATGGTTGGTCAATAATGAGCACCGATGGAGTGGAAGACGTAACTATTGCCATCAACTCGactccaaacaaatttctttGTTCCCAGTCTAATGCATTGTCTATGCTTCCCAGTTTTGGTGGAGTTCTCTGCGCTCGGGCATCAATGCTTCTCCAA AGTGTGCCGCCTGCTTTACTTGTTCGTTTCCTCAGAGAGCACCGATCAGAATGGGCCGATCATGGTGTTGAAGTTTATTCTGCTGCTTCTCTTAAAGCCAATCCTTATGCAGTCCCTTTTGCAAGACCTGGTGGGTTTCCAAGCAGCCAAGTGATTTTACCACTTGCACAGACTGTTGAACATGAAGAG TTTCTGGAGGTTGTTCGCTTGGAGGGACATGCCTTCTCTCCAGAGGACATTGCTTTGTCAAGGGATATGTACTTGTTACAG TTATGCGATGGGATCGATGAAACATCTGGTGCATGTGCACAGCTTGTATTTGCACCTATCGATGAATCATTTGGTGATGATGCACATTTACTGCCTTCTGGTTTCCGAATTATACCATTGGATCCTAAATCA GATGGGCATGGAACAACTCGAACGCTTGACTTGGCTTCTGCCCTTGAGGTAGGACATGGTGGAGCTCGTTGTGCTGGTGAAGCTGACGTGAGCGGTCAAAATCTTAGGTCTGTTTTGACCATTGCATTTCAGTTCACTTTCGAAAGTCACTATCAGGACAGTGTAGCTGCTATGGCCCGTCAATATGTTCGTAGTATAGTGGGGTCGGTACAGAGAGTAGCCATGGCAATAGCCCCATCTAGGCTCAGCTCCCATTTGGTACCCAAGCCACTCCCTGGTTCACCCGAGGCAGTGACATTTGCACGATGGATTTTCAGGAGCTATAT GGTGCACACTGGTGCTGAACTCTTCCAGCCGGAATGCAGTTCTGGTGATTCTGTTCTTAAACAACTTTGGCACCACACCGACGCTATCATGTGCTGCTCTGTCAAAATGAAT GTGTCAGCTGTATTTACATTTGCAAACCAGGCTGGTCTTGACATGCTGGAAACCACTTTGGTGGCACTTCAAGATATAATGCTTGATAAAATTCTAGATGAAGCTGGTCGAAAGATTCTCCTTTCTGAATTCTCCAAGATCATGCAGCAG GGGTTTGCTTATTTGCCGGCGGGAGTGTGTGTTTCGAGCATGGGTAGGCCTGTTTCATACGAGCATGCGATCGTGTGGAAGGTGCTGAACGATGAGGATTCAAATCACTGCCTAGCTTTCATGTTTGTAAACTGGTCTTTTGTTTGA